One cyanobiont of Ornithocercus magnificus DNA segment encodes these proteins:
- a CDS encoding AAA ATPase, translated as MERPTTTETVSQNWNDHLDLLIRARTPLLWIRSSEEERVEALLKQACRRLPPRQLANWDFISGLQAVPSSVGLGARQPMAVLQWLHDLQEDSPTVLLVKDFHKFCEDPGITRMLRNLNSYLRSRTHTLVICCGSWSAPPELEEALTIIDLPLPNEMELRRLLANIAAANGSPLDASVLEKLSHACCGLSEMRVRQVAARALAQRGSLSTADLDEVLEEKRQTVARSEVLEYCRTSASPEDIGGLDALKQWLEQRHRAFSDKARRFGLPTPRGVLLIGPQGTGKSLTAKAIARSWSMPLLRLDVGRLFAGLVGASEARTRETIKRAEAMAPCILWIDEIDKGFGGDGRSDGGTSQRVLASLLTWMSEKSTAVFVVATANAANHLPPELLRKGRFDEIFLLDLPRSQERRRILELHIQRRRPGLVLPLETVVDRSEGYSGAELEQAVIEAMHLAFAETRELAENDLIQAAGQLVPLVRTAREQLESLKAWATGGRARPASLPQTLDVATGDEP; from the coding sequence GTGGAACGTCCTACGACAACTGAAACTGTGAGCCAGAACTGGAATGATCACCTGGATCTACTAATTCGTGCACGCACGCCGCTGCTATGGATTCGTAGCAGTGAGGAGGAGCGTGTCGAGGCTTTGCTAAAACAAGCTTGCCGAAGATTACCGCCGCGGCAGCTAGCTAATTGGGATTTCATCTCCGGACTTCAGGCAGTCCCAAGTTCGGTGGGATTAGGAGCACGCCAACCGATGGCAGTACTGCAATGGTTGCATGATTTGCAGGAGGACAGTCCAACTGTGCTGTTGGTGAAGGATTTTCACAAATTTTGCGAGGACCCCGGAATAACTCGGATGCTGCGCAACCTCAACTCCTATTTGCGTAGCCGTACTCACACATTGGTAATCTGTTGTGGTTCTTGGTCAGCACCGCCTGAGTTAGAGGAGGCACTCACAATTATCGATCTGCCGCTTCCTAATGAAATGGAACTGCGCAGACTTCTAGCCAATATTGCCGCAGCTAATGGCTCACCGCTGGATGCCTCAGTGCTTGAGAAGCTCAGCCATGCTTGCTGTGGCCTTAGTGAGATGCGTGTCCGTCAAGTAGCTGCCCGCGCACTAGCTCAGCGCGGCAGTCTCAGCACAGCCGATTTGGATGAGGTGCTTGAGGAAAAACGGCAGACTGTGGCTCGCAGTGAGGTACTGGAATACTGTCGTACCTCAGCATCTCCAGAGGACATTGGAGGACTAGATGCTCTCAAGCAATGGCTGGAACAACGACATCGAGCTTTCTCAGATAAGGCAAGACGCTTTGGCTTGCCAACCCCACGAGGTGTTCTCCTCATCGGGCCTCAAGGAACTGGTAAATCTCTAACCGCTAAGGCCATTGCACGTAGTTGGTCTATGCCCTTGCTTCGTCTTGATGTAGGCAGATTATTTGCTGGTCTCGTTGGTGCAAGTGAAGCACGAACACGCGAGACCATCAAACGTGCAGAAGCCATGGCGCCCTGCATACTTTGGATCGACGAGATTGACAAGGGATTTGGGGGTGACGGTCGTAGCGACGGCGGTACCTCTCAGCGTGTGCTAGCAAGCCTGCTTACTTGGATGTCAGAGAAAAGCACAGCAGTATTTGTGGTAGCTACAGCCAACGCTGCAAACCATCTGCCACCCGAGCTACTGCGCAAGGGGCGCTTCGATGAGATTTTCTTGCTGGATTTGCCTCGCAGTCAAGAGCGAAGAAGAATCCTGGAACTGCACATTCAACGGCGTCGTCCCGGCTTAGTTCTTCCTCTAGAGACTGTTGTAGATCGCAGTGAAGGCTATTCGGGAGCTGAGCTTGAGCAAGCTGTCATTGAGGCAATGCATCTTGCATTCGCTGAGACTAGAGAACTGGCCGAGAATGACCTGATTCAAGCAGCTGGTCAGTTAGTACCATTAGTCCGAACAGCGCGCGAGCAGCTGGAGTCACTTAAAGCCTGGGCAACTGGTGGGCGGGCTCGCCCAGCCTCCTTGCCACAAACTCTTGATGTTGCGACTGGTGACGAACCCTAA